acctgccaccaatccatcttcagaaCTATACTGCTTCATCTACCTTGCCCGGTCTAGctgccgccgcccccgccacgACGGTGGGCGCTTGTTTGATTTGAGTCTTGGCCACGGTTTCTGGACAAAGTCAATGCCTGGAACGGGCTGAGAGCATCTGTGTTGTATGCCTGGTCAGGCTGGCATGAGCGAATGACGTTTGGTTGATGCCCTGGCTTGGAAAAGCATTAGAGAATATTTTATAGAACCAACAATACGTGCAACTAATGCCGCCGTCATCCGAtcaaccgatctagggtttcccccgaagGTATTGGGTGGGTTTGGGATTTGTACTTTGATGATGCCTTCATGAAGGAAACAATGATAAAGGCATCGTCATCACCGGCTCCGGCCAATGACCGAAGACCAAGTTTTCACTCAAATCCGTCCCAAGAAATCCACCCAACAATTATTACTACTCTTCTATGTACCGAGAGAGTTTGACAGCTTGTTTGATTTGAGTCTTGGCCATGGTTTCTGGACAAAGTCAATGCCTGGAACGGGCTGAGAGCATCTGTGTTGTATGCCTGGTCAGGCTGGCATGAGCAAATGACGTTTGGTTGATGCCCTGGCTTGGAAAAGCATTAGAGAATATTTTATAGAACCAACAATACGTACAACTGTGGAGCCCACTGGCCCAACAGAATATTTTAACACTAATCCATCGCCAGGCACCCACCAGGCTTGTGAAATCGATGGCCTGGCCTCAGCCTAATGGTCGTGCCTGGATTGACCCAGGCTAATGACGACAGGCTTTTTCAGGCCAGGCATGGTGTCAAATGCTCAGGATACTATCCAAACAAGTCTCAGGCAGGTTTCAGGCACGCTTGTGGCCAGCCACGAGTTCACCAGAAAGGCAACCAAACTGACCCTGAATCCCAGACATTGCAATAGAATTATTTGGTGATTATACAAAAGAAGACATGACTTCATGTTTGACAACACTGTTGTGATGGTGTAGTGTTAGTAACTCATGCAAGGAAGACCTTTTATAGTGTATATTCGCCCATGTTTTAGTGGGCACTCTCTGCTTTTCattatttttctttttgaaaataaAAATATGCGAGGACCTTATGGATATAATATCACCGTTCACTCATACTACTAATACTGGAGGCACATGTACATTGTCAGTCAAAGCGTTTGGCTTTCAGATTTTACATGTTAACTAGAGTGGGGAACTTGCATGAGTCTGTGTAACAATTTTGAACTCAAATTGAATGGTTCATCTACTGAAGCACTCTGTTTTTTCTATTCTATAGAAGTTTGGGACACTCTTAACACTACATGTAGCATGCCATCACGACCGCTTGCCTAGCAGGAGTTTCGTGTGTCATAGGCAATCTTCCTGTCGTTCTTCCCCCACTGTCTCTAACGGCCCTCTCTCTCTAGATCTCAATTCTTTGAGCACATGGGGATGTCTTGATTATCGATGCTTTACTCTATGCCACCGTTGTTTTTAACATACCGACTGGCCGTATCCTAGTGTGGCTTCAGTTGATACATTGTGGTTATCCTCCATAAATATTTTGTAGATCCAGGTTTAAATACAAAATGTCCTACTCTATAATAATGCTTCTTATCTACTCTAGGATCACGCTAATTGCTAATTAGTTGATGAATAGATAAATTCTATACCTAATATGTCATCTGCTGCTTGATATTTGTTGTTGTACTAATTAGTACCGATCTGCCTTCAAGTTTTGATGCAATTTAAACACTCTCTTTAAGCAAAAGTCTTGTTGATGCTAATTTTTTTTTGTAGCTCTGAATTTAGGAATCACTTACCCGCAGCAGTGTGTTGATGATTTGGCAAGATTTCTAGCTATCTAACATATAATTACTTTTCCTTTTTACAAACTCAAAGTTGTTGATCCTGATGTCTTACTGATTAGAAGCAATAATACACATTTTCCTGGTGACATGACTTGATATTCTGATAGACGGGGTCGTGTGTAATAGAATTAATGCATATAGTTTAAATGCACCGCCATATTCTACTGCTTTCTCATTTTTGGTGCGTCTGATATTGTAGCACTAGCATGTTTCATTTTGATCAGTGAGATATAAATTCTCTCTTTCCTTCTTTAATATGTAATTCGAGTGtgttactttgcctttatttgtCTTCCATAAGATGGCATTTTCTTTTCTTTGAGTGCAGGGATTCAAATATAATTAGTACTGGGTTTTCATGGTCATTCAAGTTGGGTGCTGAGTGGATACTATGGTAAGCTTAATTAAATAACTATGAGTACTATGTAAATAGTAGTTCAACAAATACTTAGTCACTACTATGTAAATTGTAGTTCAACGGATAGTCCATCTGTAAATGCGTCAAAACTTCATTTTGAAATTTGTATCCTTAAGTTTCAAAGCATTTCATTTGTGAAGTAAAGGTCGACTGCCATATGACTGAGAAAAACACTATCCATTTTTGCACAAAGCTATATGTATATAGTAGTCATATAGAGACGTTAACAAATACGGCAGCATAATTAGTGCGTACAGTCTCGCCTCAAGAGACGTGCCTAGGACGCGTCCCAGCCACTAATGCTGACAAAATGACCCCAACATGGTATCTTATATTGGTACGTACTACTTACATTAAATATTAACCTGTGATACATATTAATTGGGGTTTGTCTAGAACATATCTAGATGTGCCTAAGTTATTGCACATTTAGATGAGTGAATCAAGCATAAAgaggaaaagaaaaataaaaagaaatatcCACACGAATCTTCATGTAAAATCAATGTCATAATACTTAGAtatgcaatacttatggcacatctagatgtgctttagccaAACTGTATTAATTGATGATGCAAACATATATGTCTTCTCTCTGCAGCAAAAAAATAAGAAGATAAAGTAAAATAGAATACAAATCACGCGTAAAACATGGCTGCAGCACCAGCCACCAGCAGAGGCGCGAAGCCGTTTCCCGTCGCCACCATCCTCAGCCTCAATCTTGTTGCGGGCGCCGAGTTGAAGAACAACGGCCCGTTATTATACCCAGGACCGCCGTTGTACCCGAAGCCTCCGCAGCATCCGCCGAAGAAGCCCTGGTCTCCGTTGAACCCACCGAGGCCGCCGCCGGGCACCGTCTGCCCGCCGTATCCACCGCCGAAGCCGAGGCCTTCCGCGCCGGGAAGTGTCTCGGGTACCGGGACGGGCAGCGGGATTTTCTTCGACGCAGTGGCCATCGCTGGCGTCGCCGGTGTGGCTGCGGGTGTGGGAGCCGGTGAAGCAAGCGGCACACTTGCCGCAGGTCGGACGGGTACCTTGTCTGCGCTTGCCGCTGCCGTGGTCGGCTGAGGCACCATCGTGTCAGCGGAGCATGGTTGAAGTGAGCACATCCACGACGTGGCCAGAACGAGCGCCACCAGTGCGAGGCTCCATGGGTACATGCGGTTGCGAGCCTTAGTGTAGGGGATGTACGTTGGCGACGGAGAAGAAGATGCTAGTGTACCGATGATTTATGGAGTGAAGTTGGTGGGAAAAATAGGGGAGAAAAGAGTACGTGGGGAGATAGGCGACTCCATCTAACACGTCGCTTTAGTACGGTTGGCCCGTGGAGTCAAAATTCAGCTGAGAAAGCAGAGTGGTGGCAGGCAATTCAGTACTTCACTACAGAGGCAGACGCTTAAAGCAGGAAAAATGCACATTGTGGATGCTCTAAAGACAACCACGTAGAAATCAGCCTCCTCACATTTTCCTTGTTCATCTACTAAGTCGAGGTCTTGTTCGGCATAACCAGTAGGTCTGTGTACTTGATCTTCTTGCCTGCCTGCATGCAAAGAATTTATACGAGTGCATGGTTTCGTTAATTAGCGGTTGCCTCAAAATCTACTTGTTCATTCGTCCCACATAAGAGTTGAGACATTTTATATTGCTTAATGGTCGGATATTTTTGGTTACTTTAAGCATTTTTTCAGCACTTTAACTATGTGTAAGTTTTTTTTTTGGCAAAAATGATTCAGATATATCATCAAAGTTCAGCGGAAGTATAAACCATCTCGAACATAATAAAACTTACATTGAGATTTTAAGACCGCAAACAAACACTATTGCCGCCAGAACGAGCCGCCGACTCGCCGCTGTCACCGCTCCCCTACTGGAGCCGGCTTGACCTTGTCGCTGACAGCCGGAAAGTCTTCGTGCACGTGCCTCTAAGGATCAGCACCCTGTAGCCTCAGCCAAAATCATTGAATCCTTGTTTGCATCTGTAGCACCTGACACTAAATATCGCCATACGACGAGAAACCCTAACCTCGCCGCCCCGAAGAGATGGTAGGAATTTACGCTTGAGCTCCATCGACTACGTCCAGACCGACGTACCCAAAGAGGATCGGAGCCCGGAAAACAAACTCTAAGAAGTAGCACCGCCATCCGCCCGAGAACCTCACCTGCAATGACTAAAAGACCCTAACCTAAACTACGGAGGCACCTGGATTCCCCTTCCCGCCACCTGCCGCGGGAGCGGCAGGCAGAGGGGAGGTGAATCCAAGGGCTCGCCAACGTAGTTTTGAGAGAAGAGTTTGCCCTTAACTGTGTTTAAgttgcctggtttttaaattttGGCAACATAATTTTCTGATAGCAAATTATTTTGCCATGATTGGCGATGCTTTTCTTTTCTGATGTTGTTTCAGGGCTTTTTGCATAGAATTTTTTACTTGCCCCTTATGGGgtaattgggttttcctattgaGCTGGAAGCCGGTTATCCATTGCCTTTTCTTAAAAGTTTATACGTATTTTtgcttttattttatttcctttaTCGGTATTCTTAGGATGTCTGATCAGTGTACATGTATACACGCAAGTACAATAAAATACGTGGGGAAAGAATGTTAGAGACAGGAATTACGTACTTTATGCTTATTTTTTGCATATTACCAAAGTGCAATTTCAGTACAAATTTGTGTGTGTATTTTTAAAGCTTTCAATTATTTTGAAGGATAATACCAATGGCACTAATTCATTTGGTTAGAAACTTTAGTATTTTGATTATGTttatgtttttttttcatttttcgtTGAGGATAATATCTATGGCAATAATTAGTTTCTTCTTAGGAAACTATTTTTCTTTTAAAGTTCCACTGTTATAGGATTATTTTTTCCGATTTGctaagtctcagtcgactgagacttcgTTATGTCTCAGTCGATGGTATCGTCTTTTGATTTTACATGGAGATTCGAACAACTTttttcagtttttctttttcttcttacATACTACTAGTTGAGTGCCCGTGCGTTACCATGGGACAGACATATACCACCTTTTTCTCTATGTGAGCACACCGAATCACTTCTCCTTTCTGCAGATGTGATGAATCCGTCGTCACGTCCTTGAGTCACGCactgcccccccccctccccttaCATACTATCCACTCTTGCTGTCTTCTTCATTACATGCTACCGCCAATGACcgtttcatcatgatgacctctCTCCGACATCATCTCCTCTTGTCACGGCCGCTTACCACCATCCACTTATTATCGTCTCCTCCTATATCAGGTTGGGGTTGTGCAGCCTCCACATTTATGAGGTGAACACCAGATGCTATGTCACATCGACGCTCACCCCCATCAATTAGGCCATAAAGAGTAAGGGTAGAGCTAGCTATATATATCCATGTGTTGTTGTGGATCACTAATTTTGATTTTCTTGACATGTGGAATAATTAAGTTTGCACTTCAAGCCACACCATTTGTTTCATCATGACACTCCACTGATGTTCGCAATGAAATTAAATTAAATGATAGACCTCACACGCCCCACATTCCATTTCCAACTACTTGCGTTCTCAAACAATCGTCATGCTCGTCAGTGTTAATGAAGCATGACCGTGTCAATGGTGACATTCCGATCCCCCACAAGAATACAAGGCGTTGTCTGCTTCCTTTCGCTTGCCCTTAGCTCTGCTATCACTTTGAACACAAATAGAAGACTCAAACAACAATGTAAAACAGAATTATATAGTTTTCCCTAGTTAGCATACCTAATTATAGCGAGACACCTCTACTGGCTGGTGTAACTGCATCATCATTTTCCGGTCGCTCGTAGATAACAACAATTTACATAGAACTAGGATGGTGAATCTTCTTTGCTATGTATGTACCCTCTAGTGTAGAGTTCAATTTAGCATACATTTATTCTAAAAAGCAAGCATATTACATGTTTTATGCCACACCCATTCTTCAAACAAGATTTGCATAATATAAGTTTGCCCTTGCAAACAAAACAAAATAATCAGAAAGATATAACATGGCCAATTTGTAGGTCTACTATCAAGATTCGGGTCACACCAATCATGCTAGCTACACATACTTTGACATACAGGACATCCTTTCACAAGGAGAAGTACAactgtaacgcccacgatgcggctatatctcccacgtgtcgaagcacgacttagaggcataaccgcattgtaagcaatgtcgcaagtgaggtaatcttcacacaacccatgtaatacataaggaaaggagataaatagttggcttacaatcgccacttcac
This genomic stretch from Triticum urartu cultivar G1812 unplaced genomic scaffold, Tu2.1 TuUngrouped_contig_6083, whole genome shotgun sequence harbors:
- the LOC125530116 gene encoding translation initiation factor IF-2-like, whose product is MYPWSLALVALVLATSWMCSLQPCSADTMVPQPTTAAASADKVPVRPAASVPLASPAPTPAATPATPAMATASKKIPLPVPVPETLPGAEGLGFGGGYGGQTVPGGGLGGFNGDQGFFGGCCGGFGYNGGPGYNNGPLFFNSAPATRLRLRMVATGNGFAPLLVAGAAAMFYA